One region of Chitinispirillum alkaliphilum genomic DNA includes:
- a CDS encoding Aminotransferase → MNISFLDWSSHHEQFKAAWLRDAEMIYRSGVFLNGPYVARFENEFAQFCNPQSSTISAIGVANGLDALTLSLRSLNLKPQSEVLVPGNTFIATALAVLHAGLKPVLVPPCTGTYNIDVDKLDEYVTSHTRVIIAVHLYGRMCEMEKLLKWAGEKNITLIEDAAQAHGALYDGKRAGSFGDMACFSFYPGKNLGALGDAGAVVTSSKDRTKTIRSLQNYGSLTKYQHEEIGVNSRLDELQAAFLIHKLKFLNWQLEHRRKTAQYFIGELPQEIQLPRGDDNTYKSAWHLFVIRHSQRDRLISHLKSRGVQCLVHYPKSIDQHKAFRELNLSPCPVSNQLANEVLSLPIGPHITEAEVEYIVRQARDFFGK, encoded by the coding sequence ATGAATATATCCTTCCTCGACTGGTCATCGCACCACGAACAGTTTAAGGCAGCATGGCTAAGAGATGCTGAAATGATCTATCGGTCGGGGGTATTCCTGAATGGTCCCTATGTAGCGCGGTTTGAAAATGAATTCGCACAATTTTGCAATCCCCAAAGCAGCACCATCTCAGCGATCGGAGTTGCAAACGGATTAGATGCTCTCACCCTGAGCCTCAGATCATTAAATCTGAAACCGCAGAGCGAAGTGCTTGTTCCCGGTAACACTTTTATTGCCACTGCACTTGCGGTACTACACGCAGGACTCAAACCGGTACTGGTTCCTCCTTGCACCGGCACATACAATATCGATGTTGACAAACTCGACGAATATGTAACCAGCCATACACGTGTAATCATTGCAGTTCATCTTTATGGCAGAATGTGCGAGATGGAGAAACTGTTAAAATGGGCCGGGGAAAAAAACATTACCCTTATAGAAGATGCTGCCCAGGCCCACGGTGCACTATACGACGGAAAGAGGGCCGGGAGTTTTGGAGACATGGCCTGTTTCAGTTTCTATCCCGGTAAAAATCTTGGTGCACTTGGAGATGCCGGTGCAGTTGTTACTTCTTCAAAAGACCGGACCAAAACCATCCGTTCTCTTCAGAACTACGGATCTTTAACAAAGTATCAGCATGAGGAGATTGGAGTCAACTCCAGGCTGGATGAGCTCCAGGCTGCTTTTTTGATTCACAAACTGAAATTTCTGAATTGGCAGCTGGAGCACAGACGTAAAACCGCCCAATATTTCATTGGGGAATTGCCCCAAGAGATTCAGCTCCCGCGAGGTGATGATAATACATACAAGTCAGCATGGCACCTGTTTGTGATCCGCCATTCTCAGCGGGACAGATTGATCAGCCATTTAAAATCGCGGGGAGTACAATGTCTGGTTCATTATCCCAAAAGCATCGATCAGCATAAAGCTTTCAGGGAACTGAATCTCTCCCCCTGCCCGGTGAGTAATCAATTGGCCAATGAGGTCCTCAGTTTACCCATAGGCCCCCACATTACAGAAGCTGAGGTTGAGTACATCGTTCGTCAGGCAAGGGATTTTTTTGGAAAATAA
- a CDS encoding Lipopolysaccharide biosynthesis protein gives MENKEQRSLKSSGAVAVFLTGSRTLFALLTQKLIAMWLGPSGLAQLGQFQTVWMLFQSLSTGGGQDGLVKLTAEQKDPHTSKIPLAAFSAFTMITGAVLSVLLFLSSPHIITHLELPPDWLIALRISALLIFFSGPCTCLQSWFMGRGMWGSLISIQTITSLSPLVILGLVFYTPMDINTMSPLIFSLPPVISIMCLSLFNFFRATKFFFKHLINFSALKTFWPAYRRLAVMALPAVVVSPVSLIAARQILARNEGWEVTGLYQALLRFFNYPILLFTTFLSVYYLPALGRSVGFKAREWKYHTLRVFLVLLVLCFFLALIGPAQKTLLRLLYTDDIIVPFTWYYAFVLTTFIKLWVWLLSMQLFILEAWKSYWIVELQSAVIWISLTALLVPALGVEGILISSIVELIISLILLYLILPKIRKRKYSTLISQNSSIA, from the coding sequence TTGGAAAATAAAGAACAAAGATCATTGAAGTCCTCAGGTGCAGTGGCGGTTTTTCTTACCGGAAGCCGCACACTTTTTGCTTTGCTCACCCAGAAGCTGATAGCTATGTGGCTTGGACCTTCAGGCCTTGCCCAACTTGGACAGTTTCAAACCGTGTGGATGCTTTTCCAGTCTCTCAGCACTGGAGGTGGACAGGATGGCCTTGTAAAGCTTACAGCAGAACAGAAAGATCCTCATACTTCCAAAATACCACTGGCCGCTTTTTCCGCCTTTACTATGATTACCGGTGCGGTTTTGAGTGTACTGCTTTTCCTCTCTTCCCCTCATATAATCACACATCTCGAACTGCCACCAGATTGGCTGATTGCTTTGAGGATAAGTGCTTTGCTGATATTTTTCAGCGGTCCCTGCACATGTCTTCAATCGTGGTTTATGGGAAGGGGGATGTGGGGATCACTAATAAGCATTCAGACTATTACCTCACTGAGCCCGCTGGTAATCTTAGGGTTGGTTTTTTACACTCCGATGGACATCAATACAATGAGTCCGCTTATCTTCAGTTTACCGCCAGTGATCTCAATAATGTGTTTATCTTTGTTTAATTTTTTTCGTGCAACAAAATTTTTCTTCAAACACCTGATTAACTTCTCAGCCCTGAAAACATTCTGGCCCGCATACAGACGATTGGCAGTTATGGCCCTTCCTGCAGTAGTTGTTTCTCCGGTTTCACTTATTGCAGCAAGGCAGATTCTTGCCCGGAATGAAGGGTGGGAGGTAACTGGATTGTACCAGGCACTCTTGCGTTTTTTCAATTATCCGATTCTTCTTTTTACTACCTTTTTAAGTGTCTATTATCTGCCCGCACTCGGAAGAAGTGTCGGCTTCAAAGCAAGAGAGTGGAAATACCATACTTTAAGAGTATTTTTGGTTCTACTGGTCCTCTGTTTTTTTTTAGCACTCATTGGCCCGGCGCAGAAAACGTTACTGAGACTCTTATACACAGACGATATCATTGTTCCCTTTACATGGTATTATGCATTTGTACTGACCACATTCATAAAATTATGGGTTTGGCTGCTTTCCATGCAGCTGTTCATACTCGAAGCATGGAAATCTTACTGGATAGTGGAACTGCAGAGTGCGGTTATATGGATTTCACTCACCGCATTACTGGTTCCGGCTTTAGGGGTTGAAGGCATTTTGATCTCAAGTATTGTTGAACTTATAATCTCTCTTATTTTACTTTATCTGATCTTACCTAAGATAAGAAAGAGAAAATACAGTACCCTGATCTCCCAAAACAGTAGCATCGCGTAG
- a CDS encoding putative glycosyl transferase produces MTPRVSILLPSYNHENYIARCVESIMSQTYENIELIVIDDGSPDDSPKILHSLREKFDFTLICRENRGLIVTLNELFSLSGGEYICTFASDDQMYPDRIKLQVDYLQANRQTAAVCGLPSWIDGDGLPLRGGEKRQLRKKQQISFQELFTGRAEIHAATVMMRREVLSRYGGWNLDFSIEDLPLWLKMLADGYRIDQLNIPFTFYRQHGKNMHCNTSFMYQEIIRIVNCYRTHPLHNEAIKRWKTNWFSELAYSDKSQALRMLPKLAVFSFHFWIRTIKLLTPRRLLKW; encoded by the coding sequence ATGACACCCCGTGTTTCGATTCTTCTACCATCCTACAACCACGAAAATTACATCGCCCGGTGTGTGGAATCGATCATGTCTCAAACTTATGAAAACATTGAACTGATAGTAATAGATGACGGCTCACCTGATGATTCACCCAAAATCTTACATTCACTTCGGGAAAAGTTTGACTTTACCCTGATTTGCAGGGAAAACCGCGGGTTGATTGTAACTCTGAATGAATTATTTTCGCTCTCCGGCGGTGAATACATTTGTACCTTTGCCTCAGACGACCAAATGTACCCGGATCGCATTAAGCTGCAGGTCGACTATCTCCAGGCGAACCGGCAGACTGCGGCTGTGTGTGGTTTACCATCCTGGATTGATGGAGACGGCTTACCTCTAAGGGGGGGTGAGAAACGCCAGCTACGCAAAAAACAGCAGATTTCCTTTCAGGAGCTTTTTACTGGCAGAGCCGAGATTCATGCAGCCACTGTTATGATGAGGCGTGAAGTCTTGTCCCGGTATGGCGGCTGGAATCTTGATTTTTCCATAGAGGATCTTCCGCTCTGGCTTAAAATGCTTGCTGACGGCTACAGGATCGATCAGCTAAACATCCCTTTTACATTTTACAGGCAGCATGGGAAAAACATGCACTGCAACACTTCATTTATGTACCAGGAAATCATTCGCATAGTAAACTGCTACCGAACCCACCCACTTCACAACGAAGCTATCAAAAGATGGAAAACAAACTGGTTTTCAGAACTGGCTTACAGCGATAAGTCCCAGGCGCTCAGGATGCTTCCCAAGCTTGCTGTTTTTTCATTTCACTTCTGGATTCGCACAATTAAGCTTCTGACTCCAAGGCGGTTACTTAAATGGTAA
- a CDS encoding polysaccharide deacetylase, protein MFLKIVSVCALVAMSVSVHAADFAFPSHMPPGGKSPSEVNQYIVFNFDDNAYSGLSGTQFEPDPRVVSNPTWQQQGFVGQQDAACGLSIEAGEMGMSWALSTLAGGQADPGYPTFDAGTEYPPSTIVEFQGTLYQSNRWVHGSEGNPQVNTSGWENRGPASTGGGSRSRTNPDGSNIRFTFSMLSGLFVDTWGREWESRESKFGYFVPSPSESRDHDRIAVSWGREMGIGSSQGSTDIQPNQLVAVVKQAIEAGHEIADHTIDHMESNSPLPGDSPLHNSTWNQEMGFGRWGNEGFNATDENVTPWGTFRESEHFGQPVGHTAQTRGWTMYAGRFISQNAWEGALALSLEQYDTYLSGTPGYTRPVGFRAPRLEGNSAMLYALKAQGYLYDCSVEAGYEPNMDGTNAPWPFTTDNGIPNKAYQISAGWGTTHCTENRHHGHPYDSAPAGLWQLPVQVMVVPENLRDQVWVNHARIRSASPDGQFRNAQDSLDTYNSFIDGGKITGFDFNMLILWGMTGHTWLETMKHNLELRMNNNKAPLLYGAHTDYYTPIYDHATLLEDFNRSSYGLVVTEGWNTWVDRRDAMEEFVDWAVQRGAYFVDGVTLIEKIREMQQNEEVGDAGDFMYTWQFQGDDLGTTTSAQSFSGSLDNATVSIGARQGEAWPNPAYRSTFNAGHLEGLTHISLDYQTTAPISLRLVRPNGDAWEVILSNMARRTIQSGLIPVSAFQRDWYAEHNDPLDLSEITYLEVKLINAGREQEQHTLSLGNIKVYGAENVSVASTPRSVRSGAIELRSISNNALSLNIPQSGRYTVSVISANGRVVKTFNNADLTAGINTLSIDRGLSRGVYMIRINERGADTQKVLRATVL, encoded by the coding sequence ATGTTTCTTAAGATCGTGTCAGTGTGCGCCTTGGTTGCCATGAGCGTTTCTGTTCATGCTGCTGACTTTGCTTTTCCATCTCACATGCCTCCCGGAGGAAAGAGTCCAAGTGAGGTAAATCAGTACATTGTCTTCAATTTTGACGACAATGCGTATTCCGGGTTGTCCGGAACCCAGTTTGAACCGGACCCAAGGGTTGTAAGTAATCCTACTTGGCAGCAACAGGGATTTGTGGGACAGCAGGATGCAGCCTGTGGTCTTAGTATTGAGGCTGGGGAAATGGGTATGTCCTGGGCTTTAAGTACTCTCGCTGGTGGTCAGGCTGATCCTGGTTATCCGACTTTTGATGCAGGTACAGAGTATCCGCCCAGCACTATAGTTGAATTTCAGGGTACATTGTACCAGTCAAACAGATGGGTTCACGGTAGTGAGGGTAATCCCCAGGTAAACACATCAGGCTGGGAAAATCGAGGCCCTGCATCTACCGGTGGCGGCAGCCGCTCAAGAACCAATCCCGACGGTTCAAACATCAGGTTTACTTTCAGTATGCTGTCAGGTCTCTTTGTAGACACCTGGGGTAGAGAGTGGGAATCGAGAGAAAGTAAGTTCGGGTATTTTGTTCCTTCACCCAGTGAAAGCAGAGATCACGACAGAATTGCAGTTTCCTGGGGTAGGGAGATGGGTATCGGTTCCAGTCAGGGTTCTACCGACATTCAGCCAAACCAGCTTGTTGCTGTGGTAAAGCAGGCTATTGAAGCTGGGCATGAAATTGCAGACCATACTATCGACCATATGGAGAGTAACTCTCCGCTTCCAGGTGACAGTCCATTACACAATAGCACCTGGAACCAGGAGATGGGTTTTGGCAGATGGGGTAACGAAGGGTTCAACGCCACAGATGAAAACGTAACTCCATGGGGTACTTTTCGCGAATCTGAGCATTTCGGTCAGCCTGTAGGGCATACGGCCCAGACTCGTGGCTGGACAATGTATGCGGGTAGATTTATCTCTCAGAACGCCTGGGAAGGGGCTCTCGCGCTCTCACTTGAACAGTATGACACCTATCTTTCAGGAACTCCCGGTTATACCCGTCCTGTAGGTTTCAGAGCTCCTCGTCTGGAGGGTAACTCAGCCATGCTTTATGCATTGAAGGCTCAGGGGTACCTCTACGACTGCTCTGTTGAAGCCGGGTATGAGCCTAACATGGATGGTACAAATGCACCATGGCCATTCACCACAGATAATGGTATACCTAATAAGGCATATCAGATCAGTGCCGGCTGGGGTACAACACATTGTACTGAGAATAGACACCATGGTCATCCATATGATTCAGCTCCTGCAGGACTGTGGCAGCTTCCTGTACAGGTAATGGTTGTTCCCGAGAATCTGCGTGATCAGGTTTGGGTTAACCATGCACGTATCAGATCTGCTTCACCAGACGGTCAGTTCAGAAATGCTCAGGATTCACTGGATACATACAATTCATTCATAGATGGTGGTAAGATCACAGGATTTGACTTCAACATGCTCATCCTTTGGGGTATGACTGGACACACATGGCTTGAAACCATGAAACACAACCTCGAATTGAGGATGAACAACAACAAGGCACCTCTTCTTTACGGTGCTCACACAGATTACTATACTCCAATATACGACCATGCTACACTGTTGGAAGATTTTAATAGATCTTCTTACGGTCTTGTGGTAACAGAGGGCTGGAACACCTGGGTCGACCGCAGGGATGCAATGGAAGAATTTGTTGACTGGGCAGTTCAACGGGGTGCTTACTTTGTGGATGGTGTAACTCTGATCGAAAAAATCAGAGAAATGCAGCAGAATGAAGAGGTTGGTGACGCAGGTGATTTCATGTATACATGGCAATTCCAGGGTGATGATCTTGGTACCACTACTTCAGCTCAGTCATTTTCTGGTAGTCTCGACAATGCAACGGTTTCAATCGGTGCAAGACAGGGAGAAGCCTGGCCAAACCCTGCATACAGAAGTACATTCAATGCTGGTCATCTCGAAGGTTTGACTCATATCTCTCTTGATTACCAGACAACAGCTCCGATATCACTGAGACTGGTAAGACCTAACGGTGATGCCTGGGAAGTTATTCTCTCCAACATGGCAAGACGCACTATACAAAGTGGTCTTATCCCTGTAAGCGCTTTTCAGCGTGACTGGTATGCAGAGCACAATGATCCTCTCGATCTTTCTGAGATCACATACCTTGAAGTTAAGCTGATCAACGCAGGTCGTGAGCAGGAACAGCATACTTTAAGTCTTGGAAATATCAAAGTCTACGGTGCAGAAAACGTAAGCGTTGCTTCAACACCAAGATCTGTAAGAAGCGGTGCGATTGAGCTGCGTTCAATCTCCAATAATGCTCTGAGCCTTAACATTCCTCAGTCCGGCAGATACACTGTAAGTGTTATCTCCGCAAACGGTAGAGTTGTTAAAACTTTCAACAACGCCGACCTGACTGCAGGAATCAACACTCTTAGCATAGACAGAGGTCTTTCAAGAGGTGTATACATGATCAGAATCAATGAGCGTGGTGCTGATACTCAGAAAGTACTGAGAGCAACCGTTCTTTGA
- a CDS encoding Alpha-L-Rha alpha-1,3-L-rhamnosyltransferase, translating to MKNRDKKISVVMTAYNGESYIGEQINSVLSQLSAGDELIIGDDRSADSTLEIIKSFKDPRIKLIVNEQNLGVIKNISRLLNKVNGRYVFLSDQDDVWLPEKVKHCLSQLENHDLLVHNGFFIDGDGKSLNKTIFDCLTPSLSYLKNLAGNRYVGACMAFTDTFLSTLLPIPENIPMHDWYIAQRALRLRKKIKIEERELILYRRHADNVSSTGCHKSNLHFCEKLKGRLQLFIRTVSNKTV from the coding sequence GTGAAAAACAGAGACAAAAAGATTAGCGTAGTGATGACAGCCTACAATGGAGAGTCCTATATTGGTGAGCAGATTAATTCTGTTTTGTCTCAGCTAAGTGCCGGTGATGAGCTTATAATCGGAGACGACAGGTCTGCAGACTCTACCCTTGAAATAATCAAATCCTTCAAGGACCCAAGAATAAAATTAATCGTCAATGAACAAAATCTGGGAGTGATAAAAAACATTTCCAGGCTACTTAACAAGGTAAATGGCAGGTACGTTTTTCTAAGCGATCAGGATGATGTGTGGCTGCCGGAAAAAGTCAAACACTGTCTTTCGCAGCTGGAAAATCACGACCTACTGGTTCACAATGGTTTTTTTATCGACGGAGATGGTAAATCTCTGAATAAAACTATATTCGATTGCCTTACCCCTTCATTGAGTTATCTGAAAAACCTTGCCGGCAACCGATATGTCGGAGCCTGCATGGCCTTTACAGATACGTTTCTTTCCACACTCCTTCCTATTCCCGAAAATATACCGATGCATGACTGGTATATTGCACAAAGAGCTCTGAGGCTCAGAAAAAAAATAAAAATTGAAGAAAGGGAACTTATCCTTTACAGACGTCATGCAGATAACGTTTCTTCTACAGGATGCCATAAAAGCAACCTGCATTTTTGTGAAAAGCTTAAAGGCAGATTGCAATTATTCATCCGGACAGTTTCAAACAAAACTGTCTGA